One Bombus vancouverensis nearcticus chromosome 7, iyBomVanc1_principal, whole genome shotgun sequence DNA window includes the following coding sequences:
- the Abl gene encoding tyrosine-protein kinase Abl isoform X5: MGAQQTKERIVPVGSAARQTRKQPRNLKESRLVGSNIFTEHSEALLQSRPLPHIPALPDGDPPNGSSIQSISQQVNIQQHTVVSSAGLLEAANRWTSKENLLAQEEDDPQLFVALYDFQAGGENQLSLKKGEQVRILSYNKSGEWCEAHSSTGQVGWVPSNYVTPVNSLEKHSWYHGRISRNAAEYLLSSGINGSFLVRESESSPGQRSISLRYEGRVYHYRINEDSEGKMFVTTESKFNTLAELVHHHSMLADGLITQLLYPAPKHNKPTVFPLSPEPDEWEINRTDIVMRHKLGGGQYGDVYEAVWKRYNMTVAVKTLKEDTMALKDFLEEAAIMKEMKHRNLVQLLGVCTREPPFYIITEFMSKGNLLDYLRNESKHQINAVVLMHMATQIASGMSYLESRNFIHRDLAARNCLVGENHLVKVADFGLARLMRDDTYTAHAGAKFPIKWTAPEGLAYNKFSTKSDVWAFGILLWEIATYGMSPYPGVDLTDVYHMLEKGYRMECPPGCPPKVYELMRQCWQWSAADRPTFKEIHHSLENMFQESSITEEVEKQLQGGGEIPLLSYKKSQTGSTGNIHGLVLVSEPLSSSDTTSSVTKLSTFTGGMSSKNNSSIVQMRRSTNKKGKQAPAPPKRTSSFRDSAYQEQDSQNTETNTMTLDDATDLNGIARDLATMAQGTIATGGCEIEEDGEGSQGTAEPNFITQPSTSPEPIPGLTCSQKQIKPRPYPSKEPLPQKLVQVGALEVQNVKRAINRYGTLPKGARIGAYLESLRQSGMPSNQESTTVASSMTPGTVEQHEASIDNSQHRSLSPRQSNLRSQPQMTRSNSSSGVVNTYQPPNSPRTRVVAVRKNNQSDAVGLRTFRVSSNSNFRTASPSRSVQPSLADLEFPPPPADLPPPPDEIFSGQEQAELPPPISCSEISQIRNSPLSIRKAKSTDWRSKEDENEHQEDRNDVSNAEPSVKEACSRFGVNLRRRETQDNSCRTTDNKRTGFKSRIETIEPAAPPEEAPPPPPPPPPPVSTNSPPDSFERKPGMKEMLELKLINEIKQSAETKHGTTTKKPGVISSTPSALLDPASQLLSELCASFNMDSGQRHAQNEYAVSTLKTNEAIQEQQQLQIHNTHKDSCISSPVTESILSSGSVGFKLKRVDKRNNPQKEETSDGQIIDFKARLRKVENAEREKSLEEKSTITEQSSESEEQQDDKRRSTGSISSLKKLWENKESCDSQPHSPKLSVRGSSGKQETLDQTEDSPEDHSGASTRSQSSGSKSDTRLWPPPEPEKPVVPAKPLKPLCSSTKHFGSSIYATPNCTKSQHAEDDLSKQNTDSKTAKQIVLELSTLIENSVLNLKSNSTIVMTSWLQLSDKVGLLHGMCANLADSGIAPHARFQFRELLGKLELQARQLRAAGTRNVAENTRLLTDLQNTIKDVVNTVQR; the protein is encoded by the exons ATGGGTGCTCAACAAACTAAGGAGAGAATTGTTCCTGTCGGCTCTGCTGCGCGACAGACGCGCAAACAGCCTAGGAACCTCAAGGAATCCCGTCTTGTCGGCTCTAATATATTTACAGAGCACAGCG AAGCTCTTTTACAAAGCAGACCGCTACCTCACATTCCGGCATTACCAGATGGTGATCCACCAAATGGGTCCAGCATTCAGTCAATTTCACAACAAGTGAATATTCAACAACATACTGTGGTTTCTTCTGCTGGACTTTTGGAGGCTGCAAACAG GTGGACAAGTAAGGAAAACCTATTGGCACAAGAAGAAGATGATCCTCAACTATTTGTGGCTTTATATGATTTTCAAGCAGGTGGAGAAAATCAGCTCAGTCTTAAGAAAG gAGAACAAGTTCGTATTCTAAGTTATAATAAGAGTGGAGAATGGTGTGAAGCTCATTCAAGTACTGGTCAAGTAGGATGGGTTCCTTCAAATTATGTTACACCAGTAAATTCCTTGGAGAAACACTCCTGGTATCATGGAAGGATATCCAGGAATGCTGCAGAGTATCTCCTAAGCTCTGGTATAAATGGTAGTTTTCTGGTTCGTGAATCAGAAAGCAGTCCAGGTCAACGCAGTATTTCTCTGCGATATGAGGGTAGGGTATACCATTATAGGATTAACGAAGACAGTGAGGGAAAG atGTTTGTTACAACTGAAAGCAAATTTAATACTCTGGCAGAATTAGTACACCACCATTCAATGCTTGCTGATGGTTTAATTACACAATTACTTTATCCTGCACCAAAGCACAATAAACCTACTGTTTTCCCACTTAGCCCAG aaCCTGATGAATGGGAAATTAATAGGACAGACATAGTCATGAGGCATAAATTAGGTGGGGGGCAATATGGGGATGTCTATGAAGCTGTATGGAAGAGGTATAATATGACTGTGGCTGTAAAAACCTTAAAG GAGGATACAATGGCCCTAAAAGACTTTCTGGAGGAAGCTGCAATAATGAAGGAAATGAAGCATAGAAATCTAGTTCAGTTATTAGGTGTATGTACTCGGGAACCGCCTTTCTACATCATTACAGAGTTCATGAGCAAAGGAAATTTGCTAGACTATTTGCGGAATGAGAGTAAACATCAAATAAATGCCGTCGTTTTGATGCATATGGCTACGCAGATCGCCAGTGGAATGAGTTACTTGGAAAGCAGAAATTTCATTCACAG AGATCTAGCGGCTCGAAACTGCCTAGTGGGTGAAAATCATCTGGTGAAGGTCGCAGACTTCGGCTTAGCCCGGTTGATGAGAGATGATACGTACACGGCTCACGCTGGAGCGAAATTCCCTATAAAATGGACTGCTCCAGAAGGACTagcatataataaattttctacgAAG TCTGATGTGTGGGCATTTGGCATCTTACTTTGGGAAATAGCAACCTATGGAATGTCTCCCTACCCTGGTGTTGATTTGACCGATGTCTATCATATGCTGGAAAAAGGCTACAGAATGGAATGTCCACCTGGATGTCCACCGAAAGTATATGAATTGATGCGGCAATGTTGGCAGTGGTCCGCTGCTGATAGGCCCACTTTCAAAGAAATTCACCACTCTCTTGAAAATATGTTTCAAGAATCTAGTATTACAGAAG AAGTTGAAAAGCAATTGCAAGGAGGAGGAGAAATTCCTTTACTTTCATACAAAAAATCTCAGACTGGTAGCACTGGAAACATCCATGGGCTTGTTCTAGTTTCTGAACCATTATCATCTTCAG ATACTACCAGTTCAGTAACGAAACTGAGTACATTCACAGGTGGTATGTCGAGTAAGAACAATAGTAGTATCGTACAAATGAGACGTTCTACGAATAAAAAGGGGAAACAGGCTCCTGCCCCTCCAAAAAGAACGAG TTCGTTCCGCGACTCTGCCTATCAAGAGCAAGACTCTCAAAACACTGAAACGAACACCATGACTCTCGATGATGCCACGGATCTAAATG GTATTGCGCGAGATCTCGCGACGATGGCTCAAGGAACGATTGCTACAGGAGGCTGTGAAATCGAGGAGGATGGAGAGGGTTCTCAGGGTACAGCGGAACCAAACTTTATCACTCAACCTTCAACGTCTCCGGAACCTATACCTGGCTTGACCTGTTCACAAAAACAAATTAAGCCACGACCTTATCCATCGAAAGAGCCATTACCACAAAAG ttGGTACAAGTTGGTGCATTAGAAGTACAGAACGTAAAAAGAGCCATTAATCGTTACGGTACATTGCCAAAAGGTGCTAGAATTGGCGCGTATTTGGAGTCTTTACGTCAGAGTGGCATGCCATCGAATCAGGAATCGACGACAGTGGCTTCTTCCATGACACCTGGTACAGTGGAACAACATGAAGCATCTATCGACAATTCGCAACACAGATCTCTTTCTCCTCGTCAAAGTAATTTACGAAGTCAGCCTCAAATGACTCGTAGTAATTCTTCAAGCGGTGTTGTTAATACTTATCAACCTCCAAATTCTCCCCGTACTCGAGTAGTAGCTGTAAGAAAGAATAATCAGTCTGATGCTGTCGGTTTAAGAACTTTTCGGGTTTCAAGTAACTCTAATTTTCGTACTGCGAGCCCATCGAGATCTGTTCAACCGTCGTTAGCTGACTTGGAGTTTCCTCCTCCACCCGCAGATTTGCCTCCTCCACCAGATGAAATTTTTTCTGGGCAAGAACAAGCTGAACTACCACCTCCTATTTCTTGCAGCGAAATTTCTCAAATAAGAAATTCTCCTTTATCTATAAGAAAAGCAAAGAGTACAGATTGGCGTTCAAAGGAGGATGAAAATGAGCATCAAGAAGACAGGAATGATGTTAGTAACGCAGAACCCTCTGTAAAAGAAGCGTGTTCGAGGTTTGGAGTTAATTTGAGACGCAGAGAAACTCAAGATAACTCGTGTAGAACTACCGATAATAAAAGAACGGGTTTTAAGTCCAGGATAGAAACAATCGAGCCTGCTGCACCACCAGAAGAAGCACCACCACCTCCTCCACCACCTCCACCACCAGTTTCCACAAATTCACCTCCTGATAGTTTTGAACGGAAACCTGGAATGAAAGAGATGTTGGAATTGAAGCtgataaatgaaattaaacaaaGTGCAGAAACTAAACATGGTACTACTACGAAAAAACCTGGAGTAATAAGCAGTACTCCATCTGCTCTTTTGGATCCAGCATCACAGTTACTTTCGGAACTCTGTGCAAGTTTTAACATGGATTCTGGACAAAG ACACGCTCAAAATGAGTACGCTGTATCAACTTTAAAAACCAACGAAGCAATTCAAGAACAACAACAACTTCAAATACATAATACTCATAAAGATTCATGCATATCTTCTCCAGTAACTGAGTCGATACTCTCTAGCGGAAGTGTCGGTTTTAAGTTGAAGAGAGTAGATAAGCGAAATAATCCGCAGAAGGAGGAGACATCTGATGGACAAATAATCGATTTCAAGGCCAGACTTCGAAAAGTTGAGAATGCAGAAAGGGAAAAATCGTTAGAGGAGAAAAGTACTATCACTGAACAATCTTCAGAATCAGAAGAACAACAAGATGATAAGCGCAGAAGCACTGGTAGTATCAGCAGTTTAAAGAAACTTTGGGAAAATAAAGAATCCTGTGATAGTCAGCCTCACAGCCCAAAACTCAGTGTCAGAGGAAGTAGCGGTAAACAAGAAACTCTTGACCAGACAGAAGATTCACCTGAAGATCATAGTGGAGCCTCAACCCGTAGTCAGAG TTCTGGTAGCAAAAGTGATACTAGACTATGGCCACCACCTGAACCAGAAAAACCAGTTGTTCCTGCAAAACCACTAAAACCATTGTGTTCTTCAACTAAACATTTTGGTTCTTCAATTTATGCAACACCAAACTGTACGAAATCTCAACATGCAGAAGACGATCTAAGTAAACAGAATACAGACTCAAAAACCGCAAAACAGATCGTACTG
- the Abl gene encoding tyrosine-protein kinase Abl isoform X2, with translation MGAQQTKERIVPVGSAARQTRKQPRNLKESRLVGSNIFTEHSALLQSRPLPHIPALPDGDPPNGSSIQSISQQVNIQQHTVVSSAGLLEAANRWTSKENLLAQEEDDPQLFVALYDFQAGGENQLSLKKGEQVRILSYNKSGEWCEAHSSTGQVGWVPSNYVTPVNSLEKHSWYHGRISRNAAEYLLSSGINGSFLVRESESSPGQRSISLRYEGRVYHYRINEDSEGKMFVTTESKFNTLAELVHHHSMLADGLITQLLYPAPKHNKPTVFPLSPEPDEWEINRTDIVMRHKLGGGQYGDVYEAVWKRYNMTVAVKTLKEDTMALKDFLEEAAIMKEMKHRNLVQLLGVCTREPPFYIITEFMSKGNLLDYLRNESKHQINAVVLMHMATQIASGMSYLESRNFIHRDLAARNCLVGENHLVKVADFGLARLMRDDTYTAHAGAKFPIKWTAPEGLAYNKFSTKSDVWAFGILLWEIATYGMSPYPGVDLTDVYHMLEKGYRMECPPGCPPKVYELMRQCWQWSAADRPTFKEIHHSLENMFQESSITEEVEKQLQGGGEIPLLSYKKSQTGSTGNIHGLVLVSEPLSSSDTTSSVTKLSTFTGGMSSKNNSSIVQMRRSTNKKGKQAPAPPKRTSLLSSCSSFRDSAYQEQDSQNTETNTMTLDDATDLNGIDKILEGIARDLATMAQGTIATGGCEIEEDGEGSQGTAEPNFITQPSTSPEPIPGLTCSQKQIKPRPYPSKEPLPQKLVQVGALEVQNVKRAINRYGTLPKGARIGAYLESLRQSGMPSNQESTTVASSMTPGTVEQHEASIDNSQHRSLSPRQSNLRSQPQMTRSNSSSGVVNTYQPPNSPRTRVVAVRKNNQSDAVGLRTFRVSSNSNFRTASPSRSVQPSLADLEFPPPPADLPPPPDEIFSGQEQAELPPPISCSEISQIRNSPLSIRKAKSTDWRSKEDENEHQEDRNDVSNAEPSVKEACSRFGVNLRRRETQDNSCRTTDNKRTGFKSRIETIEPAAPPEEAPPPPPPPPPPVSTNSPPDSFERKPGMKEMLELKLINEIKQSAETKHGTTTKKPGVISSTPSALLDPASQLLSELCASFNMDSGQRHAQNEYAVSTLKTNEAIQEQQQLQIHNTHKDSCISSPVTESILSSGSVGFKLKRVDKRNNPQKEETSDGQIIDFKARLRKVENAEREKSLEEKSTITEQSSESEEQQDDKRRSTGSISSLKKLWENKESCDSQPHSPKLSVRGSSGKQETLDQTEDSPEDHSGASTRSQSSGSKSDTRLWPPPEPEKPVVPAKPLKPLCSSTKHFGSSIYATPNCTKSQHAEDDLSKQNTDSKTAKQIVLELSTLIENSVLNLKSNSTIVMTSWLQLSDKVGLLHGMCANLADSGIAPHARFQFRELLGKLELQARQLRAAGTRNVAENTRLLTDLQNTIKDVVNTVQR, from the exons ATGGGTGCTCAACAAACTAAGGAGAGAATTGTTCCTGTCGGCTCTGCTGCGCGACAGACGCGCAAACAGCCTAGGAACCTCAAGGAATCCCGTCTTGTCGGCTCTAATATATTTACAGAGCACAGCG CTCTTTTACAAAGCAGACCGCTACCTCACATTCCGGCATTACCAGATGGTGATCCACCAAATGGGTCCAGCATTCAGTCAATTTCACAACAAGTGAATATTCAACAACATACTGTGGTTTCTTCTGCTGGACTTTTGGAGGCTGCAAACAG GTGGACAAGTAAGGAAAACCTATTGGCACAAGAAGAAGATGATCCTCAACTATTTGTGGCTTTATATGATTTTCAAGCAGGTGGAGAAAATCAGCTCAGTCTTAAGAAAG gAGAACAAGTTCGTATTCTAAGTTATAATAAGAGTGGAGAATGGTGTGAAGCTCATTCAAGTACTGGTCAAGTAGGATGGGTTCCTTCAAATTATGTTACACCAGTAAATTCCTTGGAGAAACACTCCTGGTATCATGGAAGGATATCCAGGAATGCTGCAGAGTATCTCCTAAGCTCTGGTATAAATGGTAGTTTTCTGGTTCGTGAATCAGAAAGCAGTCCAGGTCAACGCAGTATTTCTCTGCGATATGAGGGTAGGGTATACCATTATAGGATTAACGAAGACAGTGAGGGAAAG atGTTTGTTACAACTGAAAGCAAATTTAATACTCTGGCAGAATTAGTACACCACCATTCAATGCTTGCTGATGGTTTAATTACACAATTACTTTATCCTGCACCAAAGCACAATAAACCTACTGTTTTCCCACTTAGCCCAG aaCCTGATGAATGGGAAATTAATAGGACAGACATAGTCATGAGGCATAAATTAGGTGGGGGGCAATATGGGGATGTCTATGAAGCTGTATGGAAGAGGTATAATATGACTGTGGCTGTAAAAACCTTAAAG GAGGATACAATGGCCCTAAAAGACTTTCTGGAGGAAGCTGCAATAATGAAGGAAATGAAGCATAGAAATCTAGTTCAGTTATTAGGTGTATGTACTCGGGAACCGCCTTTCTACATCATTACAGAGTTCATGAGCAAAGGAAATTTGCTAGACTATTTGCGGAATGAGAGTAAACATCAAATAAATGCCGTCGTTTTGATGCATATGGCTACGCAGATCGCCAGTGGAATGAGTTACTTGGAAAGCAGAAATTTCATTCACAG AGATCTAGCGGCTCGAAACTGCCTAGTGGGTGAAAATCATCTGGTGAAGGTCGCAGACTTCGGCTTAGCCCGGTTGATGAGAGATGATACGTACACGGCTCACGCTGGAGCGAAATTCCCTATAAAATGGACTGCTCCAGAAGGACTagcatataataaattttctacgAAG TCTGATGTGTGGGCATTTGGCATCTTACTTTGGGAAATAGCAACCTATGGAATGTCTCCCTACCCTGGTGTTGATTTGACCGATGTCTATCATATGCTGGAAAAAGGCTACAGAATGGAATGTCCACCTGGATGTCCACCGAAAGTATATGAATTGATGCGGCAATGTTGGCAGTGGTCCGCTGCTGATAGGCCCACTTTCAAAGAAATTCACCACTCTCTTGAAAATATGTTTCAAGAATCTAGTATTACAGAAG AAGTTGAAAAGCAATTGCAAGGAGGAGGAGAAATTCCTTTACTTTCATACAAAAAATCTCAGACTGGTAGCACTGGAAACATCCATGGGCTTGTTCTAGTTTCTGAACCATTATCATCTTCAG ATACTACCAGTTCAGTAACGAAACTGAGTACATTCACAGGTGGTATGTCGAGTAAGAACAATAGTAGTATCGTACAAATGAGACGTTCTACGAATAAAAAGGGGAAACAGGCTCCTGCCCCTCCAAAAAGAACGAG CTTGCTGTCGTCGTGCAGTTCGTTCCGCGACTCTGCCTATCAAGAGCAAGACTCTCAAAACACTGAAACGAACACCATGACTCTCGATGATGCCACGGATCTAAATGGTATTGATAAGATTCTCGAAG GTATTGCGCGAGATCTCGCGACGATGGCTCAAGGAACGATTGCTACAGGAGGCTGTGAAATCGAGGAGGATGGAGAGGGTTCTCAGGGTACAGCGGAACCAAACTTTATCACTCAACCTTCAACGTCTCCGGAACCTATACCTGGCTTGACCTGTTCACAAAAACAAATTAAGCCACGACCTTATCCATCGAAAGAGCCATTACCACAAAAG ttGGTACAAGTTGGTGCATTAGAAGTACAGAACGTAAAAAGAGCCATTAATCGTTACGGTACATTGCCAAAAGGTGCTAGAATTGGCGCGTATTTGGAGTCTTTACGTCAGAGTGGCATGCCATCGAATCAGGAATCGACGACAGTGGCTTCTTCCATGACACCTGGTACAGTGGAACAACATGAAGCATCTATCGACAATTCGCAACACAGATCTCTTTCTCCTCGTCAAAGTAATTTACGAAGTCAGCCTCAAATGACTCGTAGTAATTCTTCAAGCGGTGTTGTTAATACTTATCAACCTCCAAATTCTCCCCGTACTCGAGTAGTAGCTGTAAGAAAGAATAATCAGTCTGATGCTGTCGGTTTAAGAACTTTTCGGGTTTCAAGTAACTCTAATTTTCGTACTGCGAGCCCATCGAGATCTGTTCAACCGTCGTTAGCTGACTTGGAGTTTCCTCCTCCACCCGCAGATTTGCCTCCTCCACCAGATGAAATTTTTTCTGGGCAAGAACAAGCTGAACTACCACCTCCTATTTCTTGCAGCGAAATTTCTCAAATAAGAAATTCTCCTTTATCTATAAGAAAAGCAAAGAGTACAGATTGGCGTTCAAAGGAGGATGAAAATGAGCATCAAGAAGACAGGAATGATGTTAGTAACGCAGAACCCTCTGTAAAAGAAGCGTGTTCGAGGTTTGGAGTTAATTTGAGACGCAGAGAAACTCAAGATAACTCGTGTAGAACTACCGATAATAAAAGAACGGGTTTTAAGTCCAGGATAGAAACAATCGAGCCTGCTGCACCACCAGAAGAAGCACCACCACCTCCTCCACCACCTCCACCACCAGTTTCCACAAATTCACCTCCTGATAGTTTTGAACGGAAACCTGGAATGAAAGAGATGTTGGAATTGAAGCtgataaatgaaattaaacaaaGTGCAGAAACTAAACATGGTACTACTACGAAAAAACCTGGAGTAATAAGCAGTACTCCATCTGCTCTTTTGGATCCAGCATCACAGTTACTTTCGGAACTCTGTGCAAGTTTTAACATGGATTCTGGACAAAG ACACGCTCAAAATGAGTACGCTGTATCAACTTTAAAAACCAACGAAGCAATTCAAGAACAACAACAACTTCAAATACATAATACTCATAAAGATTCATGCATATCTTCTCCAGTAACTGAGTCGATACTCTCTAGCGGAAGTGTCGGTTTTAAGTTGAAGAGAGTAGATAAGCGAAATAATCCGCAGAAGGAGGAGACATCTGATGGACAAATAATCGATTTCAAGGCCAGACTTCGAAAAGTTGAGAATGCAGAAAGGGAAAAATCGTTAGAGGAGAAAAGTACTATCACTGAACAATCTTCAGAATCAGAAGAACAACAAGATGATAAGCGCAGAAGCACTGGTAGTATCAGCAGTTTAAAGAAACTTTGGGAAAATAAAGAATCCTGTGATAGTCAGCCTCACAGCCCAAAACTCAGTGTCAGAGGAAGTAGCGGTAAACAAGAAACTCTTGACCAGACAGAAGATTCACCTGAAGATCATAGTGGAGCCTCAACCCGTAGTCAGAG TTCTGGTAGCAAAAGTGATACTAGACTATGGCCACCACCTGAACCAGAAAAACCAGTTGTTCCTGCAAAACCACTAAAACCATTGTGTTCTTCAACTAAACATTTTGGTTCTTCAATTTATGCAACACCAAACTGTACGAAATCTCAACATGCAGAAGACGATCTAAGTAAACAGAATACAGACTCAAAAACCGCAAAACAGATCGTACTG